GGGTATTACTGGTCATACATGATGACAAAAGCGCGGGATTATGccaaaaagtgcgacaaatgccaacgattcgcacccaccatccatcaacCTGCTCAAACCCTACACTCCATCATTGCACCTTGCCCTTTTCGCAAAATGGGGTATGGATGTAGTAGGTGAACTACCTAAGGCTGCTGGTGGAAAACGACATGCTCTTGTAGCcactgattacttcacgaaatgggttgTGGCTGAGGCGTACGTTACGGTAAGCAAAATAGACACTATGTCCTTCATCTGGAAGCATATTATATGTCAATTTGGAATACCCTGGGAGATAGTCGTGGACAATGGAACTTCGTTCCAAAATGCAAAGGTACAAGAACTATGCGACATGTACAAGATCAAGCTAAGCTTCGCCTCTGTCACTTACCCACAGGGCAATGGTCAAGCAGAGGCTTCCAACAAAGTCATCTTTGCCAACATTAAGAAGAATTTGGAAGACAAAAAAGGAGCGTGGGTAGAAGAGTTACCGAAAGTATTATGGGCTTATAGGACAACAAAAAGATCCTCCACGGGGGAATCTCCCTACGCCATGGTATATGGAACAGAGGCCGTCATCCCAACAGAAGTCGGTCTACCTACACTTCAGACGGAGATCGCATCTGACCCAACAACAAACAACATTCAATTGCTGCACAACCTGGACCTTCTAGAAGAAGCACGTACAATGGCACAATTGCAACTAGAGAATTATCAAAAGGTCGCAGAACGCTACTACAACAAAAGGGTCCACTCACGCACATTTCGAGAAGGTGATTGGGTTCTGCGTAAGGTCACAGGCAACAAGAAGAAGCTagagcctaattgggaagggcctttccAAATCATTAAAGTACTAGGCAGAGGGTCTTACACTCTAAAGAATGTACGTAGTGGGAAAATCGTACcccgtacttggaattcaatgtctttaaagcaatattattgctaatagctgtactgtgcaattcaaaagtaatacaacaactttccATTTTTTTACAATCTTTTAAATTTCTCTTATGTATTCAATTCCTTGGCATTATTATCAACCATATTTCACCAAGTCAGACACGTGACAATTAACTTTTTACTCAAAAGGGTTCCTCAATTATATCCTCACCTAACTTTGTAACATTATTCACGTGTACTCAAAAACCACCTACCACAATGGCTATAAATAAACAATCATCTAATGCTTGAAGTTGCCAACATCCCCCTAGCAATACACCGCATGTCTTTAATCTCAAAACATACACCTACACTTCAATAAACAAAGAGCAATGATAAAATATAGCGAGGTTCACACCCCGCACGTTGGAACCAGATTGAATCTCAACAGTTCGTGGCAACAAGGCCACTACAAACAGTCTGCGTACAAGATCCTACCGCTTCTGCGTGCACGTTTCACTGGATTTTATACCAcattctaatctgacttgactaagcTCACAGGGAGCTACGGCCAGCCATTTTGCagtctaatctgccctgactacGCTGATCTGGCCGTCCAACGGAGGTGCACTGCAAGCCCTACCCTCTTACCGCATAAGAGGAGCACCTCCTGCTGTCCAATCTGCCCTGACTATCACAGCAGAACCATCTGCTGTCATGCTTCGGATTCCTCTCCAATGTACACCaactggtttggcaatccaaggctgggaggaacttttcccgcaGTCGCACCCATATCTTGCACAATGGGTGCCTCTGACAGGATGCGCGGCAGCCCAAACGACCCCCCACCACACTACATGGTATGGGTGCATTGGAAAAATACCTGCCTCACAATCTTGACCTCTTTGCATCTGCTTCGATGCCCTGCTCTACGCTTTGTCCTCCGCGTTCGGTCTGGATCACATCAACCCCTCTGACCTAATGGGAAAGTTTCCATCCCCGGGGGCCGGACTAGTCCCGAACAAGACCACTACAACAACTCCATATGCGTAAGAAGGTCCGCCACCCAGCAATAATGGCAACATCGTAGGAGTATGACACACTTATCACTACAACTTAAATTGGCAGATGTTAAGTATGGGCACACATATTTGCTCAATTCCTCTCTCAATATTTGTACAGTAACTTAAATTGACAGATGCTAAGCATGGAATCAAAAGGCAATGTATACTCAAAAATAGCAATAAATCAGAAGTTGTTATTTATAAGTTATATTACATTAACGGCAATATTCACTCCTGATTTCATAATTGATCTATTTTCTTGCCCATAATTAATCCCACTCAATACGACGCATGTACTCtgccatcgcactctctagcttcggatAGCCTAACCCATAGCGTTCACACGATATATAGTACGGGATGCCACTTCTGATAAGTTCTTCCATAGCCCACGTTGAGTAAAGCCACTGTGGGTTGTCAAAGATTCTCCTCAAAAAGGGAACCTTCGTCCACTCACGGTGCTCACCTGCAACGACAATGTTGTCAGCTCCAACCCATCACCAAAACACAAAGATAGATCAATCACacaacacttaactgggcatcctctcccaccatctgtataATCTTTCGCTGTATTTCGCACGCAAAGGCCTAAAGGGTCTATGAAGCTCCTGATCCGAGTACACCATACGACATACACCTGTCATCACGCCTTCAATTAAGCCCTAAACAACAACAAACCCATACAGTACACACACCAAGACAACCAACAGAAAACAACGTTCTACTTGTATTGATAATGTGCTCTATTACATTCAACTACAAACTGGCGGCCTGAAGAGCCCAAAGAATGTATATACAGAAGTTAATTCAAAAGCAAAACATGacaaaagttaacaaaacaaaagtGTGTCGTTCATTCTACGGCACCTCTTTCACCCTCTAGCTTGCCCTCTGCTTCAGACGCGGATCCTGATGCCTTCTAATCAGAAGCCACATTGGCAACAATATCTTCAACAGCTTCCCCGTTGGCATTATACATCGACCCCAGTGCATCGCCCCTCAGCTTCAACTTCTCCAGATGACATGGCGGATAAGAAATCTGCAAATCCCCAAGATCATTTAGATACTTGTCGACGTCATACTCTCCTATTTTTACATCAACACTCTTACAATACATCTCCAGTTTTGCCCATTTCTCTTTTGGGGTCTGCTTCTTATTACGCAATGCCAGGTCCAGGTACTTCGCAGTATCTACCTCAACCACCCTCACAAGCTTGCGTTCGGTGATCTCCCGATCTCAAATACGCTGCCTAGTGGCTTCAAGCGCTGCCTCTGCTGCCCTCTGTAAAAGCAAAAACATTACGAAATCAACACACGTGTTTTATGTGCCAATTTATTTTCTAATGTATCACTAACAAAAGAAAAGTCGCATACCTCTGCCATCTCATCCAACTACTTCTTGGCTTCAGTTACCGCCTCTTCTGCTTCCTTCAACTTCTTCCCCAAAAGAAGTTCAGCTTCCAGCTTCTGCTTCTTGGCATCCGCCGCGCTGGCCTCAAGACTGTTTGCCCTTCACTCTAGCTCTGTCTTCTCTTTGTCCAAGATCTCCTTATCAGTTTGCAACGACACAATATCTTCTTCAAGGTCGCTCATCATACTGCTAAGCTTCTTCATGCGAGCTTCATGCTGAACGCAGAATTGACTTTTCTCCATCCACTTATTGGTCATATCAACCAAGTCAGCCTTCAGTTTGTCTCGCTCTATTTCGAGTCCGACAGTACCGaccagcttctcctctgtggcagtCACCCTCTTCTTTGCTTCTGCCAGTTCTGCTTCTAACCTCTTGATGGCTTCCACGAGTACGTCCCGATTTTCCTCAGTCATCATTCTCCTCGCCCGCTCCTCCTCTAATTTCGCCATCTACTCCGCCAGTTTGGAACCATTCTGCATAGCCGCTGCATATTCTCGCCTTGCAGCCGAAGCACATACATAGCTCTGTCACAAATCAATTATGCCCATTACACCTAATATTACACACATATCACGAAATGCAAAAAGAGCCTAATTTTTTAATCAACTTACCATCCAGATATGGTCTGATACTTGCTGCAACAAATCACCTTGACCACTCAAAGATCCAATTGCTTCCGTAGGTAGATGGGGTTTGCTTATACGTAACATTTCCTCCATAACTTCATTAGACGCAGAGGGGCCATATTCCGACATTACTCCTGTTCTGTCACTTGCTTCTCCCCCTGCAGATGCAGCCGCAGAAGCAACGGGGGCAACTGGCTTCCCACCTTCTGCTAACGTCGACACCATAATACTATCAGACGCCAACGCAACCGTCCCCGTGCCAAAAGAACACGTTTTCGAAGGGCGTATACATATGCTATCATCTTCACCCAAATCACTGGGGAAGTACATTGGCGTATGCACGACAGAAGACGTTAGCTGCTCCAAGAAAGCGCTAGGAGATTCAAAAGTGTTAGCACCCTTCGGGGACATAGCAATAACATCTCCTGGATGAGACTCAGGAGCGGTAGGCGGTAATAAGGAAACATCAGCACTGAGAATGTCAACACCTGTCGCTTTGACAGCCCCTGATTCCTGGCACCCAGGGATAGTTTTAGACTCAACGGCCTTACTTGCTTCAACTGCCAGAGGAGTGGTATCCGCAGCCTCAAAACCATCTCCGAAGGCATCCTCTAGAAGCTTGTTTTTACGAGAGGCAGAGGAAGGGCGTCTCCCCTCTGAGCCATGTTTATGGCCAACGGCAGACCCTTCAGCCAAATCAGAAGCAGAGGTCAATGCCTCTGACGGTTTCGCACAAACAGCAGGCGACTTCACCTCCGACGGTAAGCCATCCTGCACTCCATCTCCAGTCGCCACTCCTGATAATTTGGACGGAGAAGAGGAAACACCCTCTACATGTGCCACCCCTTCTGAGCTTGCTGCCAAGGAAGACCCAATTGCAGGTGAAGCAGAAGATGCCCCAGGTAAATGCCCAACAGGGGAAAATCCCCGTGGCTTCTTGCACAACGAGAGGGCCTGACCTGTTGGTAATTTTCCTGGGGAAAGTTTGGGGATTGCGAAAGCAGATCCTTGAGTAGTGGGGGCAGAACCTTTTGGGATCCGAAACTTCGACGAAATGCACTTCCCGTCGTCCGAATCTTCGGAAGAGGACTCCtcacgctcctttctttttccCAAGACGTCTGTAGGCAAAGGCACTTGCTGAAGAGGCTTAATTTGCAGAGCGTCAGAAGGCGTGGACGACCGCCCTTGGATGAGAGAAGACCTGCGCGATAAGCCGGACTTGtcaggggaagactctgcagccaGGCCAGAACCCTCCTTCTTTTTACCCTCTGGGACCCCTTGGTGTTTGGCACACGCAGCGAAGGTTTCAGAACACGCCCTTTCGAACTCAGCCTTCGTCAgtgacagagttgaaggagtagGAGGAGATTTCTTTAGGAAAGCTCCCAGCTGCTTCGCGCATGCTGCGGTAATCTTGCCTAGGGTCATGTCACCCTTCTGCGATCTAACCCGCACAGCTCCAGGGTCGACTCGATCCACGAAACAAAGCCGAGTCATAATCTGCATACAGTAGGAGTTCAATACACCCCTGATACTAATGGCATTCTCCTTAGATTCGTGAAGGAGCCCCTTCTCTGTCAGCTTGCTCTGTCGCTCAGAACTCATGCTGACCTGAGGCCAAGAAAAATCTGATACAAAGAACCGAAGCAGCAGTACAGAAAGTTAAACTAGTAGACAATCATCCAGATATGATTAATTCACATTAAAATTAATGAGAAACAGAATGAAAAACATGACTCACCTTTTATAAACACCCTGGCCAGAGGAAAAATTTCCTGAGGCACGAACTCAGGGTACCACGCTCCTCCAACAGCGAAGAAATATTTATCCCAATTTCGATGGGAGCTATCGAAGTCGGTGAAGATTGTCCGATCCTTTTTGGGAGAAAGGTAGAAAGTTTTCCAAGGCTTTCCCTCTATCACCTTGATCGTAGACTTGGTGAAGCACCCGTAAATGTCGTCCGATTGAATATTGACATTCCTAAGGCTCCCTATCATCTGAGCCCCGACTATAGACTGAATAGCATTTGGGAGAAATTGCGAAATGTGAGCCCCGGAGTTTGAAATTATCTGAACAAGCAGAGCCGGGAGAGGGAAGCGGAGCCATTCTATGTGTCTCAAACTCATAACTATCTCAGTAGGCTTCACCACGTCCTTAAATCGCCATTCTCGAAGCTCGGCCTCCGAGAGCATCCTCACCGTGACATTGTCTGGAATGTCGAACGATTTACGCATGCGTTCGAATGCATTTTTGTATCCATCACGATCCATGGGGTCGGGAGATGAACGAGAAGACATTATCACACTGAATGGGATGATTGTCGAAGGTTTGAGTTGAAGGAAatctctagggtttcttcgaagCTTCTCTCTGGAAGTTGGAACAAAGTTTGGGAAtttgaatgaaaattattttgaaaCAAAAACTACTTAAATGAGAGGTGAAATTTTGAGCCAAACGTTTTACTTGATAATCGTGTTCGCATTAAGTATAACTTGTCAGGTAATCAAATAATCATGTACCTACGGATTGCCTCGGTTTACGGAGAATGACGGCTTTAGGCGAACCTTTTGGTgttgaagagtcggcccaagatTCTAACAGATTAACACACCACGCCTATCCGAAGCTTGGgccagggggcatctgttgggcccaaaatgttcggcccaaaaacacttgcctcatttatcaaatattcaaaacggAGCGTTTAGACAAAGAGAGGTTCCGAAGGCAGAAGCTGTAGGTCAGAGGCAATCCGCGCCTCTGACCCCTGAGCGAGACATTTTAAAAGTCGGTATCTTTGGAGGGAAATTTAGTTATTCTCCTTCCCCCTTTTTTCAGGGTTCActtgaaccaactaactgctttatatatttcatcctataaatatgagattcggAGGGGAGAAAGGGATCGAACTTTGAACTGACTAAAGCATCAGAGTATTTTTCTTGCAGGTgatcccgacgagtcaaaggcagATTTCATCACCGGAGAAGAAGCAAGTTACCGTTCATCGTTGGGCTTTTACTTCCatatatagaaagacaaattgttgccccAACAATCCTTAACTCATGACTAAGCTAATAGTTTACAAAATAATGTAAGGACCATTAAAATGCTTTTATTTTGTATGGTACTTCAAATCAAGCAAAACCTCAAAGAAGTCCTTTTTAAAATAAGGTCCCAAGTACAACCACTTGATTGCATCACATTCATACAATAATAACAAAATTTATTATAGATTATAACACTAAAAATATGCTATCTAGCCAGAActtcaattaaataataataataataataataataataataataataataacatatagGTCATTACCACCTTTTTCATGGGAATATCATATATAGTCTTGTTATGCAAAAGTTgatatatttaaaaaagaaaaagatcatGGTTTTGCTCATATAAACTATGAATTGTTGGTTCCAAAAACTCGAAATTCTAATTAGGTTTTGTTAACATCGACGAGCTAAAGATTGAGTTATTATTATGGTTAAATTAAAATTGGAAGTAACAAAATTAGATGGGACCTCTGGATGAGAacccaaaaataataaaataaaataaagaaaaaagtagaaaaaggaaaaagtaaaaaaaatagacATAAAGGTTTGGGGAATGAACAATGAGGAGAGCAACAAGCTTAGCTTTGTCTCCTGTCCAATATGATTACTAGTATTAGTATAACCTAATATTCCGGAATTGATTTGCTCTCAAAGTctatataaagttttttttttcttcttcttaataGTATCCTTTATAGCAAGAATCTAATAATAAGTGCACGCCCAAGTTGTATAATTTTCTCCCTTTGATATTGTGATTGGTCAAACAAAATACCCTTTAATGCATGTCAAACATAGATCAAAAAGTTAGGGTTCCTTGATTATTATGTACCTATACGTACCACAAATTTGAGAATGTTGTTATAATAAAGATATGGCACATTTTATTAAAATTAGGGTGAGGGGGAAAAACATATTGGTAATTGGTCATGTTGTGGCTAGTAAAAGTTGTCACATTGGTTAAAAGGAGAGTTTGTTGTGTGTTTAAAGTGATAATTCTTCATCACCAAATAGTTAATTAACTTTTTGAATGAAAGAGTAGTTGATTTGTTCCCAATCAACCAAGAAAGAGGGTGAGAGTTTGAtcatatattgtctttacatagAGATTCTTAGATCAAGAATGATGTATTGAGTTGAGTTAATAAAAGCttttaaaagataataataaagcttATGATCGTAATTAGCTTGAGTAAGCTCATTGGGTATGATTTTTTTAGTGACTAAcaaaggagagagaaagagagagggagagagaatggagTAGGTATTACTTTTACATTAGGGCATGTGTGAAGGCAATGCATTATGGTTTATGGATGaggctttaattttttttccctttGTCATGTGCGAAGATGCTTTTAATCATTAGTGTGAGAAAGATAAAGCACTGACAAGTTATGGTAGCAAGTATGGTAGAAGGAACAGAATGTTGTCAATTTTGGGTCATAAAGAGATTGCAAATGCAAGGTACTCTGGCTCTTGGCTCCTCTAATAAGTATACCatatagtatagtatagtatagtgTACTTTTTGAGTATTCACCAAGTTAAAAGGACAAGGTTAGACAACAACCcataaagaaaaagagaaataaaTTAGTAAAAAGAATGTTCACACTTTGAGGCAGCTTCTGATAAAAGTGGAGTAGTGCCTCAATCAATTCAAGGCCAAACAGTGCCTAAGTCCAATCTAGTCCATACACCTTTTTTTTTAGAATCCTTGAATTAATTACGGAGGGTGAATCTTAGTTTGATACTAGTCCCACATTCTTTTATTATTAGtgttactatttttttatttttgtgaaaTTTTATTTTGTAGGTACACCTAACAAAGACGTTTCATAAAGGTATATATTTTGGTAGCAAacataatattactaaaaaattatggGCATACATTGTCGAAAGCGACTGTCTCGTTTAACCTTTTAATAGTTCATTGTGGTGGACATAAAATAAGATAAGACCcacataatatatttatttatttaaaaaaaacttacaaaaattattattattattatggttgAAATTTTTATGACCATATTTACATTGAAAAAGATATAGAAAatataaattcataaaaattaaaactttacaaaacaaGACACTCCTGCCCAAACAAGAAACAACTAAACATAAGATACGAAACTCAAAAAGAAGCCAGCAAACAAATCACTGAAGAAAATGAGAATTGGGCATACTCACAAAATTGTTGTCAACAAgagtattaataaatttaatatcgAAGTGGTAGTATAGAAATTGGGATGTGTGTTTGATTCTTTATCGTTCATCAATCTAAAGTTCAAGCCTCGCAAATGTTACCCTTTATTTTAAAGAGTTTAAAgttccttaattttttttttgctggAGGAACGCCCTGGGCGCCAATCATTAAACAAAATGAGAAACTACAACttagcaacaacaacaaccaggGCATAACAATGTCCCTGGGAGCAAGAAAGCTAACTAAACAAGTCTACACTACTGAAGATGAACTTCGTATAGAACTACAAACAACAGAAAAAGACTAACACACGGGAAAACCAGTAATTCTCTAAGCAACAACACTACATAACTAACACACATTAAAAAACTAAACAGGACCTTTAAAACGTCAGTAGTACACCACTAACCAGAGCCAACCACGAAGGACCTTGGGGAGTCACGGAGGGTACAAACTGTTATACAATCAAGAAAAGGAAAAAGAGGTTTGTGTATAATTCTCTGTATATTGAATTAAAGGCCTTGAATGCCTTATATACAAGATGCCAAACGTAAACAACAGTAAATCAATTGAAACTGAAATTAGTTACAAGTAGTTAGAAATAGGAAAACAGAATTAGACTTAACTAACTAACTAATTCTATATCCCTAACAGCCCCCCTCAAACTCAGCGTGTTTAAGGAAACAACACTGAGTTTGTCACGCAAAACAGAGAAGTGAGTGATGGACAGTGGCTTAGTGAGGCAGTCTGCAATCTGAGAAATGGCAGGAACATGACGAACACTGAGTTTTCCTTGAAGCACCTTGTCACGAACAAAATAAAGATCAATCTCAATATGTTTGGTCCTTGCATGGAGAATGAGATTGGCTGCAAGCATTACGGAACTCAGATTGTCACACCAAACTAGAGGAGAAGGCTGAGTAGTGATGTGAAGATCACGAAGCAAGGATTGAATCCAAGTGATCTCGGTCACAACAGAGGCAAGGCTGCGAAACTCTGCTTCTATAGAGGATCTAGAAATCGTATGTTGTTTCTTGGATTGCCAAGCATCTAAGTTACCTCCAAAATAGACACAAAATCCAGTTGTAGAGCGACGATCATCAGGATCACTAGCCCAATCGGCGTCACTAAATGCTTCAAGAACAAGCTGTGTTGGGCGTTGAAGATGAATACCATAATCAAGTGTACCAGCTAGATATCGCAGAATCCTTTTGACAACAATCCAGTGAGACTCAAGAGGGTTGTGCATGAATTGGGAGACCTTGTTCACACTATATGCAATTTCTGGGCGTGTGACAGTAGCATATTGTAAAGCACCAACAATAGAGCGATACAAGGAGGGGTCACTTACAGAGTCGCTGCCATAGGTAGATAGCTTGAGTCCCGCATTCATTGGGGTGCCTTGTGATTTTGCTTCTTGCATCTTGGTCCTGCAAAGAAGATCTTGAACATATTTGCGTTGACACAAATGAAAACCAGCGGATGTGTGTGTTACTTGAATGCCCAGAAAATAGTTGATAtcacccaaatccttcaaagaaaaATCCTTATGAAGATCCAAAACTAGTTGAGATATGAAGGATGATGAACTCCCCATGACAACTATGTCATCAAcattgttgacgtggttcttcgccaacaggtaattaagaaaagaaagaggaagagattagtgcatatgttgaaccgaaatagatgaatgatctattttatggaatggtgacacaaatacgtttttaggtggttcaaaggttaaaatccttctactccaccagtcaatattattgctatacgctgggtattcttttacagggtattttttacataatagaatccaatcctttgtaactcccagggtctccatatttataggagaaggcacctgggagttggtaagaaggtcatcccgtgaccttcttacctatcatgtcaactctgtgacattaatgattaattcttaaacctgacacataagtgtggtcaaatcaataggtaaggggataatgggccgcacggcccaacccagtcgtgggtgtctgaatacgcacgttcatgctgcgtgtccgagaagtcagggatatatcagacacgtgatgtctgatatatgcacatttaccttgcatggttgactttataaagggtcacagcctccaactctagctcgtaccacgagctggatgcttcccttgacctgtggtcttcagagtccaaactcagtctattcttggcgaacccttaggttatctcgagctgaggaggtagggccTTTCTATGGCAGctctggtcttggggatgtccacgtggtagacatgattaggccgtgtctcagcttgctaatcagcccgtgggaaaaccagggcgtacacttgcccccaagctcctgctcgtggtacacgaaatcgcatagggccacagtaggggcttttaggcttccccacgaattcttcatattccacattctacgcaggcgccgaatacgtggaacatcgtggttggtgacggtacgtcttccgagaaccgcatttaatggcctagcctatactcagccgtcgtttcgtctttcgagtggagggccttggatcccacatcagggaaaTCCAACAGTCCTCCTCATgtggcccttcacgtatataaaaggggtggccaccttatgcATGGGCCActcgttcatttgaaattttccagaattttctcttcttcttgctctcaaaaatcccccCTTTTTTCCTTCCGGTTACCATCTTCGGCGTCCTAGAACTTCAGGTGCAAGGGTTCctttgaagctttggaatcaactactccgacgaagccccaacccaggcgatcccttcatcctcttctcaaccagaacactcagtaagtctcctgaccgtgcatgttttgaaattatttttcactgtagcttaggtaaatttttactgtagccacatgcagggttttgttggttttttgtggcaAGAAGGGTAAAAGCCTCTTAGGCTAGGGTATCGTTTGTGGTAGGAAACCTTTTAGAAGCATGGTTTATAGGGTgcgctttctggggaaattttctgggtaggatttttggtaggcTTGTTCAgaatatccagtattttgggtgcaaaaccgggtagcttaggggacatgcttcacaggcggttttgcctcccttgcctactggaactttccctccaaggcaaaattctaccctaaccctcctgacacacgaattccaagTAATCGGGGAtatgttgggagcacaggcgcgtgttcacagaactgcgtggtctcactctccacgggctgggcttaccccagcttgTGTCAAGGAAACACACTCAGATTTTCCTCCACtttaggtcgcctttttctaaaatttcttctttttgtttgctaggcgaccagatgggacccaagaggaatgctcccaagaagcctgtaggcagctcgtcctcccgccaagacaaaggaaaggaggtgatggctgaatccctaatccccaacttcgggccaaCAGTGGAAcaagagctcgaggtggctcccgacgcgttctttgaggcggagaggatcgtttcaaagattactgaccaggcgagggtaaacagaatattcctctcccacaacatcgagctggggagaggatccgtgattgcccgacctcccgcagaaggtgagcggagctacgcgccgcttgatgaggcgttctcggcctggagcgacgagcatttcaaggcgggggccttcctcccattggaccagtacttcaccgatttcctcaattacgtgaggttggccccattccagctcccccccaactcttatcgtttgttggcggggttaagatacttgttcttgaaacaggagtgggaggtccccactcctgcggatatcctgtatttcttctgcctcaaggccagcccggagtagcgggggcgaggtgatgggttttattacttaacccggttccccaacacggctgcggtcatcgagctgcccaaagacttcaaagatcaattctttatgtcgacggggttccgaaactgcgagctacactacttcaactgtcctcgtaagtgcctttcaatctcagctcgtaagttaagtatcagttagctcctcctgtatccatttctgacttagattaattttgcagctatcttcgcgaggacagagaagtctgtg
The Humulus lupulus chromosome 6, drHumLupu1.1, whole genome shotgun sequence DNA segment above includes these coding regions:
- the LOC133785567 gene encoding uncharacterized mitochondrial protein AtMg00810-like, translated to MGSSSSFISQLVLDLHKDFSLKDLGDINYFLGIQVTHTSAGFHLCQRKYVQDLLCRTKMQEAKSQGTPMNAGLKLSTYGSDSVSDPSLYRSIVGALQYATVTRPEIAYSVNKVSQFMHNPLESHWIVVKRILRYLAGTLDYGIHLQRPTQLVLEAFSDADWASDPDDRRSTTGFCVYFGGNLDAWQSKKQHTISRSSIEAEFRSLASVVTEITWIQSLLRDLHITTQPSPLVWCDNLSSVMLAANLILHARTKHIEIDLYFVRDKVLQGKLSVRHVPAISQIADCLTKPLSITHFSVLRDKLSVVSLNTLSLRGAVRDIELVS